Proteins from one Pontibacter korlensis genomic window:
- a CDS encoding S41 family peptidase, translating into MQYYHPNVAKGKLDWDNQLLVILPSVEQATTKEDLSGIYLTWIESLGKIKSCNKCQSSSEKAVFEKSFDLAWLENDRIFSSELTEKLKFIEQNRFQGKPYYVTTKGRNSNLVISNEKSYNDFDWTNRPLRLLSLFRYWNTIEYFYPHKYQLDTNWDKVLSQMLPKFSSPDSELAYHLAMLELVVKIDDSHGYFTSKLIQEHFGLKQIPAAFKIIDDKVVIAGVYDDSLAALNDIRTGDVISKVEGVETAEVLKQNLRYVNGANYNSKLRYAFSKVLNGSSDSVQVQIARGGETKVRKLARYSFDQFKHNGNRGKSWELKEDNIGYVNLGSIDGKELTNALNSLVSTKAIIIDLRNYPKEFYGYHFKNFLGAKSAVVAKQAKPDLKHPGKYTLSDQEWSTLESKYKGRVALLVDESTQSRAEYTAIWIQNGYNVTTIGSQTAGAGGMMIPQEFVGGYKTYFTSSAIFYPDMTPLHREGVKIDIEVKPTTQGIVDGKDEVLEKAIEFINKNI; encoded by the coding sequence GTGCAGTATTATCACCCGAATGTAGCAAAAGGAAAACTTGATTGGGACAATCAGTTACTTGTAATCTTACCCTCCGTAGAACAAGCAACAACCAAAGAAGATTTATCAGGCATTTATTTAACCTGGATTGAATCTTTAGGGAAAATCAAATCATGTAATAAATGTCAGTCTAGCTCTGAAAAGGCAGTTTTCGAGAAAAGCTTTGATCTGGCTTGGCTTGAAAATGATAGGATATTTTCTAGTGAGCTAACGGAAAAACTCAAATTCATTGAGCAGAACAGGTTTCAGGGAAAACCTTACTATGTAACGACTAAGGGGAGAAATTCAAATCTTGTCATCTCAAACGAGAAATCGTATAATGACTTTGACTGGACAAACAGGCCATTACGCCTCTTGTCTTTATTTAGATACTGGAATACCATTGAGTATTTCTACCCACATAAATATCAGTTGGATACGAATTGGGATAAAGTTCTATCCCAGATGCTGCCTAAATTTTCCTCCCCGGATTCAGAGTTAGCTTATCATTTGGCCATGCTGGAGCTTGTGGTGAAGATTGATGATAGTCATGGCTACTTTACAAGCAAGCTGATACAGGAGCATTTTGGGCTGAAACAGATTCCGGCCGCTTTTAAAATCATTGATGATAAAGTCGTAATAGCGGGTGTTTATGACGACTCCTTGGCTGCGTTAAATGATATAAGAACCGGGGATGTCATTAGCAAAGTGGAAGGGGTTGAAACAGCGGAGGTGCTAAAACAAAACCTGAGATATGTCAATGGTGCGAATTATAACTCCAAACTAAGATACGCATTCAGTAAAGTTCTAAACGGTTCTTCAGACAGTGTTCAGGTTCAAATCGCAAGAGGAGGAGAAACCAAAGTAAGGAAGCTGGCAAGGTACTCTTTTGATCAATTTAAGCATAACGGCAACAGAGGAAAATCATGGGAGCTCAAGGAAGATAATATTGGGTATGTCAACCTGGGATCCATTGACGGGAAAGAATTAACTAACGCTCTCAATAGCTTAGTAAGCACCAAAGCCATTATTATCGATCTGAGGAATTACCCTAAAGAGTTTTATGGATATCATTTCAAGAATTTCCTGGGCGCAAAAAGTGCAGTGGTGGCCAAACAGGCAAAGCCTGATTTGAAACATCCCGGCAAGTATACTTTATCCGACCAAGAATGGAGCACTCTTGAATCAAAGTACAAAGGGAGAGTGGCTCTACTTGTAGATGAATCTACCCAAAGCCGGGCTGAATACACCGCTATATGGATTCAGAACGGATACAATGTGACGACCATAGGCAGCCAAACTGCAGGTGCTGGAGGCATGATGATCCCGCAGGAGTTTGTAGGAGGTTATAAGACTTACTTTACTAGTAGTGCTATCTTTTACCCGGATATGACTCCGCTCCATAGAGAAGGTGTGAAAATTGATATTGAGGTCAAACCCACAACTCAGGGTATTGTTGATGGGAAAGATGAGGTGCTTGAAAAGGCAATCGAATTTATTAACAAAAATATATAA
- a CDS encoding transposase, which yields MITHVQADHADKKDSICLPGIARHLNQRLHQLGLGCTTLLADTGYCSGENYALLEREGITAFIPPHGTYVGGPEGFTYVREGDYWLCPEGKKATFRKEIVNAKRNNVRSRLYLTTRKDCKGCPRKEGCIGKQHEKKVNITSFREEYERAITRVQSRWGRHMKRLRQATVEPVLGTLLDFLGMRRVNTRGLGLAHKGMLMAAAAYNLQKLLRFTPKRSQAAVMALPRPELDAFFKVVLRSLKRSELRNSIENRSYC from the coding sequence GTGATCACGCACGTGCAGGCGGATCATGCCGACAAGAAGGACAGCATCTGCCTGCCCGGCATCGCCCGGCACCTGAACCAGCGGCTGCACCAGCTGGGGCTGGGCTGCACGACCCTGCTGGCCGACACCGGCTACTGCTCGGGGGAGAACTACGCTTTGCTGGAGCGGGAGGGCATCACGGCCTTCATCCCGCCCCACGGCACCTATGTGGGCGGGCCCGAGGGCTTCACCTACGTGCGGGAGGGTGACTACTGGCTGTGCCCCGAGGGCAAGAAGGCTACCTTCCGCAAGGAGATCGTCAACGCCAAGCGCAACAACGTCCGCTCCAGGCTCTACCTGACCACGCGCAAGGACTGCAAGGGCTGCCCCCGCAAAGAGGGCTGCATCGGCAAGCAGCACGAGAAGAAAGTCAACATCACCTCCTTCCGCGAGGAGTACGAGCGGGCCATCACCCGCGTCCAGAGCCGCTGGGGCAGGCACATGAAGCGGCTCCGGCAGGCCACCGTTGAGCCGGTGCTGGGCACGCTGCTCGACTTCCTGGGCATGCGCAGGGTCAACACCCGCGGGCTAGGGCTGGCTCACAAGGGCATGCTGATGGCCGCCGCAGCTTATAATTTGCAGAAACTCTTGCGCTTCACTCCAAAAAGAAGCCAAGCGGCCGTCATGGCCCTGCCCAGGCCGGAGCTGGATGCGTTTTTCAAGGTGGTTTTAAGAAGCCTAAAGAGAAGCGAGCTCAGAAATAGTATCGAGAACAGAAGTTACTGCTGA